The DNA sequence gagaacaagaaatattgaaaaataagCATTGCATCAACCTCTTCGTACAGTGGCCAGTTAAGACCCATTCTACAACGTGTGATATGTCACtatttattaaataaacaaatatatgtGTCCCAAGCTTGTTTtttgaagaaagtttttttgttttacaaatatataattattttcctcCAAGTGACATCCCTAAAACAATGAAGACAAAAGTTTAACAAGGatatatagcaactgtttgctgtccttgttcctggagtagtacttcagttTCAGGTATCCTAGTCTAGCGGCCAGgatctagttgcttttcaagtgcaccctgctgatttaattagaagatttcagcaatctttgaaacttgataactactatcaagcttaacacagcagcaaaagccccctgggcacgagttcaccctggggacagggtctagtttttaaacaaataagtTGGGTTCATTGAAGAGTTTCATAGTATATCTTTCTGTCGTTCGAGAGATACCGTAACATAAGTAACCTTAAATTtgtactatttttattttatattgcaAATGGACATAACTTCGAAGATTTGTTATCACCATGGAAGTTAAGTTTCTAAATATACTTTTCTATATTtatgtttttacttttgtagGTATCATGTAACAACCTCAGGGCTTTTATTGACAGCAGAGATGCTTTGTAAGCTCCCGGAAgagaaaaccttgagaacttacctgtatattttattttttttaaataaaggtGTTTGTCTACTGATCATGTGACCGCCATATTGATAAGTAAGGCAATAAGAGACAGGCGCACTAGATTATCTAGTTTTGACAAAACCTATTTTACGATAGTTAATGGCGTTTGGCCACTTTGCAAAATATCATTTGTTTTAACTCAATACTTGTTTTGGAATACTTCACTGTAAAACATTTCCCGTTGGCTTTGCCCCAAAACATTTAAACCGTTGGTTTTCGGGCCGTCAGTAAACCGGCAATGTCCTTGGGGCCCTCAAATGAAGTCCTTACCTTAAATGGCCAGAGGAAAAGGAATCTGTGAGGAAATGGCAGGCAAAAGCGTCAACGGAATACGCTTCGTCCAACATTTTTGTCTGTTGTTCGAGTGTTCCAGCTTTGCTTGCTAACTTCGCTTTTTCAAGAGCAATTTGGTGCCCAATCAAGTAAGCGTCTTTTGCTGATGGCATGAAATGATCGTAGTTGTTTTGGGCTAGCTTCATCACTTGACCAAATACCACAGGGACACCAAAGATCCACTTGCCACCTGTAATTTTGTCCCACTTTTCCACCAATTCGTTTTCGATAGCACCCTTTTCTTCGGtcattattttcaatatcTGGTCCACTTCCTCCTTGATGTGATCATGCGCTAAGGTAGAGTAAGCGGCCATAAATCTCTTGCAACGACCAGAGACTCTCTCATTGGGCTTCTCTGTTGGATCAACGATAGGTTCCTCAGGTACACCATAGAAATCTCCGGCGAGAGCAATGATTTGACCGTAAGAAAGCTTCAGCCCGTTTGGAAGTGTTAGGGGTCTTTGAGCACTAGAACCTCCACCTCCGCCAGGTTTGGGAAGGTTTATGGCGTCTCCAATGAG is a window from the Acropora palmata chromosome 14, jaAcrPala1.3, whole genome shotgun sequence genome containing:
- the LOC141866269 gene encoding uncharacterized protein LOC141866269, with protein sequence MFRFQVISLLLPVLVNRKRKFSAGEHELIGDAINLPKPGGGGGSSAQRPLTLPNGLKLSYGQIIALAGDFYGVPEEPIVDPTEKPNERVSGRCKRFMAAYSTLAHDHIKEEVDQILKIMTEEKGAIENELVEKWDKITGGKWIFGVPVVFGQVMKLAQNNYDHFMPSAKDAYLIGHQIALEKAKLASKAGTLEQQTKMLDEAYSVDAFACHFLTDSFSSGHLRTPRRELSRQVTPSLVGDYLCKYMHDEDNEYGLNVTNKRGEKWIAYGDGRLFDEESRENYKMAVAAVQASVNHIFEAFERPHETSSSDRVTDYIPFVDPNARNNSPMFQVKDGILVRRTDLENLGDFTTTSNWFGMETVMKGRSYSPHGSVTGE